The Polyangium mundeleinium genome contains the following window.
CACCGGCATCATCGAGATCTTCCGCAAGCACACCTCGCCCTGCCGCTTCTTCGACTCCGACGCGTACGCCGGCCCGATCTCGCGCCAGCCTGACGGGATCCACCCCGACGCCGCCGGCGGCACCACGTGGGCCGACGCGTTCTTCCGCTGGCTGCTCGCCGAGCGCGCGCCGCTGCCCAAGGAGGGCGAGGCCCTGCCGAAGGGATCGGGCAGGCACGCCGTGAACCCCTGGCGCCTGCGCCCGGAAAAAAACGGCGCGAGCCCGAGCCCGAGCCCGCAGAAGACCGCGCAGACGCAGCCCTAGCTCCCCATCGCCTCGATGATCGCGTCGTGCACCGCGGTCGTGAGCTCCTTGCGGTGCTCCTTGCCGTACGCCTTCGGATCGATCGGCGGCAGGATCGTCACGACCACGCGTTTGCCCTTGCGCACGATCGTCCCGCGCGCAGGCAGCACGTCACGCGTGCCGTCGATCGCCACCGGCAAGATGCGGTGGCCCGTCTCCAGCGCCAGGTGAAACCCGCCGCTCTTGAACGGGCCGACGAGACCCGTCGCGCTGCGCGTCCCTTCGGGCGCGATCCAGAGCAGCGATCCTTCCTCCAGCATGCTGCTCGACGTGCGCAGCGCGGAGACGGCTTGCGCGCGGTTGCCGCGCTCGACGCGGACGAACCCCGCGGCCTTCATCGCGTGGCCCCAAACCGGGACGTCGAAGAGCTCCGCCTTCGCCACCATGCGCAGCCGCCGATCCGGGATCGCGCGGTAGAGCGCCGGGATGTCGTAGAGGCTCTGGTGGTTCGACATCACGATGAACGTCTCGCGGCCGTCGCCGAGGTGCTCTCGCCCGCGCACGACGAGGCTCACCTCCGCGTCCGCGAAGAGCTTCCTCGACCACCACGCGAGCCGCTCGTCGCACGTCTCGGCGTCGAGGCGACCGGTCGCCGCGTCGAACACCGTGGACACGCTGATGCGCGCCGTGTCGAGGAAGCCCTTGGCCGTCTCGACGAGCGTCAACGCCCCCTCCGCTTCTTCTTCGCGTCGGGGAAGCGCGCGTTGCACGTGTCGATGCACTCCTTGTCGGTGCACGCCTTGATGCACTCGTCGATGGTCTTCGC
Protein-coding sequences here:
- a CDS encoding lysophospholipid acyltransferase family protein; translation: MTLVETAKGFLDTARISVSTVFDAATGRLDAETCDERLAWWSRKLFADAEVSLVVRGREHLGDGRETFIVMSNHQSLYDIPALYRAIPDRRLRMVAKAELFDVPVWGHAMKAAGFVRVERGNRAQAVSALRTSSSMLEEGSLLWIAPEGTRSATGLVGPFKSGGFHLALETGHRILPVAIDGTRDVLPARGTIVRKGKRVVVTILPPIDPKAYGKEHRKELTTAVHDAIIEAMGS